The following coding sequences lie in one Oncorhynchus kisutch isolate 150728-3 linkage group LG17, Okis_V2, whole genome shotgun sequence genomic window:
- the si:rp71-17i16.5 gene encoding phosphatidylinositol 4,5-bisphosphate 3-kinase catalytic subunit gamma isoform has protein sequence MATESNSGQGIREYADFATDTSGASCSENSLEFICELRPGKGLQAGERQEKVQVVARLPAQCSVHQLRLRICMQTQELNCHPDPLSLLDPEKFILLYPKGEDWYEIFDDCQVLRTLDVPWSRDSRGRQVACIVVSPQPDDTEERQSHHRTLVNLIGHDLDTVAANRLGELSFTRRKLASPRQEELRRRDARAYATEPWTTSAPFPKVQEEQLSRKISVTMHHNDVCFSVKVDFNITPEGLIKVFREIMVDHALECESGDMVLKVCGREEFLSGDFPFSDSLWVRQCLKSMQALHLSVVPMAQLDEDTVRAEDWPLVDSFTGLSSSHEELALEGKDVDDILMISLWDCNRKFRVKLLGFDIPQPPGKPPQFIHVEASILYGSKVVTSVCSTPKAFADEVLWNEWLEFDILLRDLPRGAKLGLTINACTHDSAATKEFKSPASGLKAPDCQRGKGKLLYFVNLLLIDHRSVLSQGPHTLHMWAYPELEEEAFTYKADKLSSATNPDVAESMAITFLLDRYSFPVVLPHSTTSPGSCSPLGQSFPSSSPNSSLSNKSLSPIASDTFARSSSSPVTTDRARLRRFREESVQYASNLPQFLRSVNWLRPSSVQDVHWLLSHWEPPDLDVSVALELLSVDFADERVRKLAVQRLESLSNDEMLKYLLQLVQTLKVEPYHDSFLARFLIQRALRSKRIGHFFFWYLRSEVEGCPFFRQRMAVVLEAYLLGCGQAMLSSFISQVQAVEALHEVASVVKRLYPDKTDLPSTAAQKLQELLRTCNLPSDFQVPFDPRIRAGGILLDRCKVMASKKKPLWLEFSSMDSPCPSGPPVGIIFKQGDDLRQDMLVIQTLVVMDSIWQEKSLDLNLVPYGCISTGYNIGMIEIVRDAVTIAALQRIQGGTTGAFKNDALFEWLRGKCPLQEIHYQAMERFVNSCAGYCVATYVMGIGDRHNDNIMITDQGNLFHIDFGHILGNTKRFLGVSRERVPFVLTPDFLYVMGRIKGQPSLYFQKFRDTCTQAYLSLRSHSRLLVTLFSLMLLTGIPELSAAEDMRYLRDALQDDKGEDNARDHFHQQIAKCEELGWTVQANWWIHMLAGIK, from the exons AACTGCCATCCCGATCCATTAAGCCTGTTGGACCCTGAAAAGTTCATACTGCTTTACCCCAAGGGAGAGGACTGGTATGAGATCTTTGACGACTGCCAGGTTCTCCGGACTCTGGATGTACCATGGTCACGTGACTCCCGGGGACGGCAGGTAGCTTGCATAGTGGTGTCGCCTCAGCCagatgacacagaggagagacagagccacCACCGTACCCTGGTCAACCTGATTGGCCATGACCTGGATACAGTAGCAGCAAATAGGCTCGGTGAGCTCAGCTTCACACGCAGGAAGCTGGCTTCTCCACGCCAGGAAGAGCTAAGAAGGCGGGATGCCAGGGCCTATGCAACAGAGCCATGGACCACCTCAGCCCCCTTCCCAAAAGTCCAGGAGGAACAGCTCAGCCGAAAGATATCAGTCACCATGCATCACAATGACGTGTGCTTCAGTGTAAAGGTGGATTTTAATATAACACCTGAAGGTCTCATAAAGGTCTTCCGAGAAATCATGGTAGACCATGCTCTGGAATGTGAGTCTGGTGACATGGTTCTCAAGGTCTGTGGCAGGGAGGAGTTCCTCTCTGGAGACTTCCCTTTCTCTGACTCCCTGTGGGTACGGCAGTGTCTGAAGTCCATGCAGGCGCTTCATCTGTCTGTGGTCCCCATGGCGCAGCTTGATGAGGACACTGTGAGGGCCGAAGACTGGCCCCTTGTGGACAGCTTCACTGGACTTTCCAGCTCCCATGAGGAGCTGGCCCTGGAGGGAAAGGATGTGGACGACATCCTCATGATTTCACTCTGGGACTGCAACCGCAAGTTCAGAGTGAAGCTCCTGGGCTTCGACATACCCCAACCCCCTGGCAAGCCTCCTCAGTTCATCCACGTGGAGGCCTCTATCCTCTACGGGAGCAAGGTGGTAACCTCTGTTTGTTCCACACCCAAGGCCTTTGCTGATGAAGTTCTGTGGAACGAATGGTTGGAGTTTGATATCCTCCTCAGGGATCTTCCCCGTGGAGCTAAGCTGGGCCTGACCATCAATGCTTGCACCCATGATAGCGCCGCAACAAAGGAATTCAAGTCCCCAGCCTCTGGTCTTAAAGCTCCAGACTGCcagagagggaagggaaagcTGCTGTACTTTGTGAATCTCCTTCTGATAGACCACAGGTCCGTCCTCAGCCAAGGGCCACACACCCTTCACATGTGGGCCTATCCCGAGCTGGAGGAAGAGGCTTTTACCTATAAGGCGGATAAGCTTTCCTCTGCCACCAACCCAGACGTGGCAGAATCCATGGCTATCACCTTCCTCCTGGACCGCTACAGTTTCCCTGTGGTTCTCCCTCACAGCACAACCTCCCCTGGATCCTGCTCCCCTCTTGGTCAGTCTTTCCCCTCATCCTCACCCAACTCCAGCTTATCTAATAAAAGCCTGTCTCCCATCGCGAGCGACACGTTTGCCAGATCCTCCTCGTCCCCAGTGACCACAGACAGGGCCCGTCTGAGGAGGTTCAGGGAGGAGAGTGTCCAGTATGCCTCCAACCTCCCCCAGTTCCTGCGCAGCGTAAACTGGCTAAGACCCAGCTCTGTGCAGGATGTCCACTGGCTGCTGAGTCACTGGGAACCCCCAGACCTGGATGTCTCCGTGGCCCTGGAGCTGCTCAGTGTGGACTTTGCTGATGAGAGGGTCAGGAAGCTGGCTGTCCAGAGACTGGAGAGCTTGTCTAATGATGAGATGCTGAAGTATCTGCTGCAGCTGGTGCAG ACTCTCAAAGTGGAGCCTTACCATGACAGCTTCCTGGCTAGATTCCTCATCCAAAGAGCTCTCAGA AGCAAGAGGATTGGCCACTTCTTCTTCTGGTACCTGCGCAGTGAGGTGGAGGGCTGCCCGTTCTTCCGTCAGCGTATGGCTGTGGTGCTAGAGGCCTACCTGCTGGGCTGTGGCCAGGCCATGCTGAGCAGTTTCATCAGCCAGGTGCAGGCTGTGGAGGCACTACATGAGGTGGCCAGTGTGGTCAAGAGACTCTACCCTGACAAGACGGACCTCCCATCCACAG CTGCCCAGAAGCTTCAGGAACTCCTGAGGACATGTAATCTCCCATCAGACTTCCAAGTGCCCTTTGACCCACGCATCAGAGCAGGAGGAATCCTG CTGGACAGGTGCAAGGTTATGGCCTCCAAGAAGAAGCCTCTGTGGCTGGAGTTTTCCTCCATGGACTCTCCATGCCCCTCTGGTCCCCCTGTAGGCATCATCTTCAAACAGGGGGATGACCTCCGACAGGACATGCTGGTGATTCAG ACACTGGTGGTGATGGATTCTATATGGCAGGAGAAATCACTGGATCTGAATCTTGTGCCCTATGGTTGCATCTCTACAGGATACAATATAG GCATGATAGAGATTGTGAGAGATGCCGTCACCATTGCTGCCCTGCAGAGGATCCAAGGAGGCACAACAGGAGCCTTCAAGAACGATGCCCTGTTTGAGTGGCTCAGGGGGAAGTGTCCACTCCAAGAGATT CACTATCAGGCTATGGAGAGGTTTGTTAACTCTTGTGCTGGATACTGCGTGGCCACATATGTGATGGGGATAGGGGACCGCCACAATGACAACATCATGATTACAGACCAAG GGAATCTGTTTCACATTGACTTTGGCCACATCCTGGGGAACACCAAACGGTTCCTGGGGGTCAGCAGGGAGAGGGTCCCCTTTGTCCTCACTCCTGACTTCCTCTACGTCATGGGCAGGATCAAAGGTCAACCCAGTCTCTACTTCCAGAAGTTCAGG GACACATGTACCCAGGCCTACCTGTCCCTGCGCTCCCACTCTCGCCTGCTGGTGACCCTCTTCTCCCTCATGCTCTTGACGGGGATCCCTGAGCTCAGTGCTGCAGAGGACATGCGCTACCTCCGGGACGCACTGCAGGACGACAAGGGGGAGGACAATGCACGGGACCACTTCCACCAGCAGATAGCAAAGTGCGAGGAACTGGGCTGGACTGTTCAAGCCAACTGGTGGATCCACATGTTGGCTGGCATTAAGTAG
- the si:rp71-17i16.6 gene encoding uncharacterized protein si:rp71-17i16.6 encodes MSTEGIETDVLGSSHSPSEPNTGAGTEQDYCLYLHRLFGKETAEYFLNPSPVHTSSPTWYTLLMKNMGDEVSAEALWDTLREHSTRRLRDLEEEEESESLELVKASVNQDVQRERGHLQHLAGVRYMFNLAQLHQAYSAHVLSLNHPALLLDDLEELEGPHTHSYLPLSQINR; translated from the exons ATGAGCACAGAGGGTATTGAGACAGATGTTCTGGGGAGCAGTCACAGCCCGTCTGAACCAAACACTGGGGCTGGAACTGAACAGGACTACTGCCTCTACCTGCACAG GCTTTTCGGGAAGGAGACAGCTGAGTACTTCCTCAACCCATCTCCTGTCCACACTTCCTCACCCACCTGGTACACACTACTGATGAAGAACATGGGAG ATGAGGTGAGTGCTGAGGCCCTGTGGGACACCTTGAGAGAACACTCCACCAGACGACTCAGAGAccttgaggaggaggaggaatctGAGTCTCTTGAG TTGGTGAAAGCCTCTGTGAACCAGGATGTACAGAGAGAGCGGGGTCACCTACAGCACCTGGCAGGGGTCAGGTATATGTTCAACCTGGCCCAGCTCCACCAGGCTTATTCTGCCCATGTTCTCTCCCTCAACCATCCAGCTCTGCTCCTAGATGACCTGGAGGAGCTTGAGGGACCACATACACATAGTTACCTACCTCTCTCACAAATAAACAGGTGA